From a region of the uncultured Desulfatiglans sp. genome:
- a CDS encoding putative Tetratricopeptide repeat protein (Evidence 3 : Putative function from multiple computational evidences): MPISRKSRNRTMIPLSSIRRAMPALVAGMALLLFSCRPHLPLTGPEKPAEKPSLITRAESYEKLGQTSAAVSTYERYLAEHPRGAYAPLSLHRLGRLYAQQENYEKAVGSYRRLLTSTPEYPAAAEARYELGRALYLKGDYHSSREEMLRWLTLYPVHTLRPQVLLLLAEDSRAMGNLPDAFSRYLQAETAFLGDTESTAHVQAKILETINEADRIQLAEMMRSASDRKHIEKIQYRMALLYFEDHDLEKAADLAQALAAQSPDQKMVEDAKDLLARIESARRVKPHLVGCLLPLSGPYSLYGQEVLNGMQLALGIFGSSEQNAPFELVIRDSGADPEEALAGLEQLINDEHVITVIGPLASKTAAVVAARAQELDTPIITLTQKDGIAEVGGWVFRNMSTPRQEVETLVSKAFNDLRLHRFAVLFPDNPYGRTLSELFWEQVNLNGGEVTGMESYRPGQTDFSEQILKLGGVAASKTRSEDGKPTFPALRFEAVFIPDNAQSVAMIAPQLVYHSISGVRLLGTSLWQSPQLISLAGDYIQGCVFPAGFYAADARPRTQAFVSSYQSTFMKIPDLLAAIGYDTVKFLSELLQQGNVQNRDDLRRALLEMHHFDGVTGETRFRQNGEVDKAPFLLTIQGDRTVPLP; this comes from the coding sequence ATGCCGATTTCGAGGAAGTCAAGAAATAGAACGATGATCCCTCTGTCATCCATTCGAAGGGCCATGCCCGCCCTGGTGGCGGGCATGGCCCTTCTACTCTTCTCGTGCCGGCCCCACCTGCCTTTGACCGGCCCCGAAAAACCCGCCGAAAAGCCCTCCCTGATCACCCGGGCCGAATCCTACGAAAAGCTCGGCCAAACCAGCGCTGCTGTCAGCACCTATGAGCGCTACCTAGCCGAACACCCTCGCGGCGCCTATGCGCCTTTATCCCTGCATCGATTGGGGCGCCTATATGCGCAGCAAGAGAACTATGAAAAGGCGGTGGGATCCTACCGCCGACTTCTTACATCGACGCCGGAATATCCTGCCGCCGCCGAGGCACGCTATGAATTGGGCCGCGCCCTGTATCTCAAGGGCGATTACCACTCTTCCCGCGAGGAAATGCTTCGATGGTTGACACTTTACCCCGTTCACACCTTGCGTCCTCAGGTTCTTCTGCTGCTTGCGGAGGACTCGAGGGCGATGGGGAACCTGCCGGATGCTTTCTCCAGATATCTGCAGGCCGAAACGGCCTTCCTGGGAGATACGGAGTCGACAGCGCATGTACAGGCGAAGATCTTGGAGACCATCAATGAGGCCGACCGCATCCAATTGGCAGAGATGATGCGGTCTGCCAGTGACAGGAAGCACATAGAAAAGATCCAGTACCGGATGGCCCTCCTCTATTTCGAAGACCACGACCTGGAAAAGGCTGCAGATCTCGCCCAGGCCCTGGCGGCGCAAAGCCCTGACCAAAAGATGGTCGAAGACGCGAAGGATCTGCTGGCACGGATCGAATCGGCCCGCCGGGTGAAACCCCATTTGGTCGGCTGTCTGCTCCCCTTGAGCGGCCCTTACAGCCTGTATGGTCAGGAGGTCCTGAACGGGATGCAACTCGCGCTGGGCATTTTCGGGTCCTCGGAACAGAACGCCCCGTTCGAACTGGTGATCCGGGACTCGGGCGCCGATCCCGAAGAGGCCCTTGCGGGCCTGGAGCAACTGATCAACGACGAACACGTCATCACCGTCATCGGACCTTTAGCGAGCAAAACCGCCGCTGTCGTGGCCGCGCGTGCTCAGGAACTCGACACCCCGATCATCACCTTGACCCAGAAAGACGGAATCGCCGAAGTGGGAGGCTGGGTCTTTCGCAATATGTCAACCCCCCGTCAGGAGGTGGAAACCCTCGTCTCAAAGGCCTTTAATGATTTGCGTCTGCACAGGTTCGCCGTGCTTTTTCCCGACAACCCTTACGGAAGAACCCTCTCGGAGCTTTTCTGGGAGCAGGTCAACTTGAATGGGGGTGAGGTGACGGGCATGGAGTCCTACAGACCGGGGCAAACGGATTTTTCGGAACAAATCCTGAAACTCGGGGGCGTGGCAGCTTCAAAAACACGCTCCGAAGACGGCAAGCCCACCTTTCCCGCGCTGCGCTTCGAAGCCGTGTTCATCCCGGACAATGCTCAGAGCGTCGCCATGATCGCACCGCAGCTCGTCTACCACAGCATCTCCGGGGTTCGGCTCCTGGGCACCAGCCTGTGGCAATCACCCCAACTCATTTCTCTGGCTGGGGATTACATCCAGGGATGCGTTTTTCCGGCGGGCTTTTATGCCGCCGACGCCCGCCCCCGGACACAGGCCTTCGTCTCGAGTTATCAGAGCACCTTTATGAAAATCCCGGATCTCCTCGCTGCGATCGGGTATGATACGGTGAAGTTCCTCTCGGAGTTGCTGCAGCAAGGGAACGTCCAAAACCGCGACGATCTGAGGAGGGCGCTGCTCGAGATGCACCATTTCGATGGCGTTACGGGTGAGACGCGCTTCAGGCAAAACGGCGAGGTGGACAAGGCGCCCTTCCTGCTGACCATCCAGGGCGACCGAACAGTACCCCTCCCCTAA
- the tatA gene encoding Sec-independent protein translocase protein TatA, protein MFGIGMPELIIILVIALIVIGPKKLPDLARALGRGMAEFRKATQEIKESLAVDEELESVKKDLVDGVSGLNGKPGPEESKKPAYDGYDQMVEDYRQSKEEDGRSDGTQPAREKNSGSTTDG, encoded by the coding sequence ATGTTCGGCATCGGAATGCCGGAATTGATCATTATCCTGGTTATCGCGTTGATTGTCATCGGACCCAAAAAACTCCCTGATTTGGCCAGGGCGTTGGGGCGTGGAATGGCCGAGTTCAGGAAGGCGACCCAGGAGATCAAGGAAAGCCTGGCGGTGGATGAAGAGCTCGAATCCGTGAAAAAGGACCTCGTCGATGGGGTGAGCGGGCTGAACGGGAAGCCTGGACCGGAGGAGAGCAAAAAACCTGCTTACGACGGGTACGATCAGATGGTCGAGGACTACCGGCAGTCGAAAGAAGAGGACGGGCGCAGCGACGGAACGCAGCCTGCCAGGGAAAAGAATTCGGGGTCGACAACCGATGGATGA
- the tatC gene encoding TatABCE protein translocation system subunit (Evidence 2a : Function from experimental evidences in other organisms; PubMedId : 10652088, 10593889, 11279240, 9546395, 9649434, 9660752; Product type t : transporter), whose protein sequence is MDEDVKQPFMGHLEELRQRLIICAIAVGVGFVGAYFFAEQLFQLLILPLKAVMPEGDRLIFTNLPEMFFTYLKVSFVTGLLAAAPVIFYELWLFIAPGLYHNERRYVIPFALSSTVLFVGGALFGYFVVFPFGFQFFVGFSNEYVKALPSVREYFSFSIKLLLAFGLVFELPVVIFFLSRLGAVTPDTLRKKRKYAILMTFIVGAILTPPDVITQCMMAVPLITLYEVSIVISKFAQKKKEAAAGDSEAGVDNEEGKPNEPV, encoded by the coding sequence ATGGATGAAGATGTGAAACAGCCTTTTATGGGCCATCTGGAGGAGTTGCGGCAACGACTGATCATTTGTGCCATTGCCGTGGGCGTCGGGTTTGTGGGCGCCTATTTTTTTGCGGAACAGCTCTTTCAGCTGCTGATCCTCCCCCTCAAGGCGGTGATGCCCGAGGGCGACCGCCTTATTTTTACAAATCTGCCCGAGATGTTTTTCACCTATCTCAAGGTTTCTTTCGTGACGGGCCTTCTGGCTGCTGCGCCCGTCATCTTTTACGAACTCTGGCTTTTCATCGCACCGGGGCTCTATCACAACGAGCGGCGCTATGTCATCCCTTTCGCCCTTTCATCGACGGTGCTCTTTGTCGGAGGCGCGCTTTTCGGCTATTTTGTCGTGTTCCCCTTCGGGTTTCAGTTCTTTGTCGGATTTTCGAATGAGTATGTCAAGGCTCTGCCCTCCGTACGGGAATATTTCTCTTTTTCGATCAAATTGCTGTTGGCCTTCGGATTGGTCTTCGAACTTCCCGTAGTGATCTTTTTTCTTTCCCGCCTGGGTGCAGTGACCCCCGATACCCTCAGGAAAAAACGTAAATACGCCATTCTCATGACTTTCATCGTCGGGGCTATCCTGACGCCCCCCGATGTCATCACACAATGCATGATGGCGGTTCCTTTGATTACGCTCTACGAAGTGAGCATCGTCATATCGAAATTTGCCCAGAAAAAAAAGGAGGCAGCGGCCGGCGATTCCGAGGCGGGTGTCGATAACGAGGAAGGAAAGCCGAACGAACCTGTTTAG